In Pleurocapsa sp. PCC 7319, the following are encoded in one genomic region:
- the dps gene encoding DNA starvation/stationary phase protection protein Dps yields the protein MVSTVSKNKIYATRNDLAENIRVKAIEILNQTLAATLDLKTQAKQAHWNVKGMDFYQLHELFDEIATELEGYVDMVAERVTALGGVAMGTARIAAAESILSEYNLDAVTGEEHVTALADRFGTYAKHVREAIDTTEELGDADTADLYTEISRTIDMRLWFLEAHLVK from the coding sequence ATGGTTTCTACCGTTTCTAAAAACAAGATTTACGCAACCCGTAACGACTTAGCAGAAAATATCAGAGTTAAAGCAATTGAGATTTTAAATCAAACCCTAGCAGCCACCCTAGATCTAAAAACTCAGGCTAAACAGGCACATTGGAATGTTAAGGGAATGGATTTTTATCAGTTACATGAACTGTTTGATGAAATAGCAACCGAACTAGAAGGATATGTTGATATGGTTGCTGAACGTGTTACAGCTTTAGGTGGTGTGGCAATGGGAACAGCCCGTATCGCTGCTGCTGAGTCTATTTTGTCTGAATATAACCTAGATGCAGTGACTGGAGAAGAACACGTAACTGCTTTAGCAGATCGCTTTGGTACTTATGCTAAACATGTCCGTGAGGCGATCGACACAACTGAGGAACTTGGTGATGCTGATACGGCAGATCTCTATACTGAAATCTCTCGTACAATTGATATGCGTCTTTGGTTCTTAGAAGCTCATTTAGTTAAGTAA